In the Gopherus flavomarginatus isolate rGopFla2 chromosome 6, rGopFla2.mat.asm, whole genome shotgun sequence genome, one interval contains:
- the HYAL3 gene encoding hyaluronidase-3 isoform X1 gives MLGRGVHSGRKQEGVWTGRSCRTSTMTLGLTVWPWVLFCLGAILPSRGRSWESASASPLLQHEPFVVVWNMPTARCHQRFGVALPLEDYAIVENQGNAFQGQNMTIFYKNKFGLYPYISPEGKYYNGGIPQKVRLKQHLERATAEITQLLQPDFHGLAVVDWEEWRPLWRRNWGPKAVYKEASEQWVWERFPDMRAKKRVYLAEVEFEGAAQELMERTLELGKELRPWGLWGFYRFPDCFNDNWMKGGNYSGECNAMEVLRNNRLMWLWEASTALYPSIYLPPKLPPAKRQSYVHHRLQEAFRVARFGLEQPLPVIAYSRISYRHSTRYLSEADLVHTIGESAALGATGLALWGDNSYSRSAESCRSLRRYITHTLGPYVVNVTSAAQLCSRQLCHGHGRCVRQRPDELGAFLHLSPQQWGADPVLTNYVGMDEPGQRAWGQFCCRCYHGWTGASCEKPGWTEPIRGPDCIARAHHPDICVAVRDRNTAGSQICPKSAYEGKTELR, from the exons GGTGTTCATTCAGGAAGGAAGCAGGAGGGGGTCTGGACCGGACGTAGTTGCAGAACGTCCACCATGACTCTGGGCCTAACTGTCTGGCCCTGGGTCCTGTTCTGCCTCGGAGCCATCCTGCCCTCAAGAGGGCGCAGTTGGGAGAGTGCATCCGCCAGCCCCCTTCTCCAGCACGAGCCATTTGTGGTGGTGTGGAACATGCCCACGGCCCGGTGCCACCAGCGCTTTGGGGTTGCCCTGCCTCTCGAGGACTACGCCATCGTGGAGAACCAAGGCAATGCATTCCAGGGCCAGAACATGACCATCTTCTACAAGAACAAGTTTGGACTCTACCCCTACATCTCCCCGGAGGGCAAATACTACAATGGGGGGATCCCCCAGAAAGTCCGCCTCAAGCAGCACCTAGAGAGGGCCACGGCGGAGATCACCCAGCTCCTGCAGCCAGACTTCCATGGGCTGGCCGTGGTTGACTGGGAGGAGTGGAGGCCGCTGTGGAGACGGAACTGGGGCCCTAAGGCAGTGTACAAGGAGGCCTCTGAGCAGTGGGTCTGGGAGAGGTTCCCAGACATGCGTGCCAAGAAGCGAGTCTACTTGGCTGAGGTAGAGTTTGAGGGAGCAGCCCAAGAGCTCATGGAGAGGacgctggagctggggaaagagctGAGGCCCTGGGGTTTGTGGGGCTTCTACAGGTTCCCTGACTGTTTCAACGATAACTGGATGAAGGGGGGGAATTACTCGGGGGAGTGCAATGCCATGGAGGTGCTGCGGAACAACCGGCTCATGTGGCTCTGGGAGGCCTCTACCGCCCTCTACCCAAGCATCTACCTCCCACCCAAGCTTCCGCCAGCCAAGCGCCAGAGCTATGTTCACCACCGCCTGCAAGAGGCCTTCCGCGTGGCACGatttggcctggagcagcccttgCCGGTGATAGCATACTCCCGAATCTCCTATCGGCACTCCACCAGGTACCTGTCCGAG GCTGACCTGGTCCATACGATCGGGGAGAGCGCGGCGCTTGGCGCCACCGGCCTGGCACTGTGGGGGGACAACTCCTACTCCCGTTCAGCC GAGAGCTGCAGGAGCCTCCGCCGTTACATCACCCACACCTTGGGGCCCTACGTGGTGAACGTGACGTCAGCAGCCCAGCTGTGCAGCCGCCAGCTGTGTCACGGGCATGGACGGTGTGTGAGGCAGCGCCCCGATGAGCTGGGAgccttcctgcacctcagcccgcagcagtggggagcgGACCCCGTGCTGACCAACTATGTGGGCATGGACGAGCCGGGCCAGAGGGCATGGGGGCAGTTCTGCTGCCGCTGCTACCACGGGTGGACAGGAGCCAGCTGTGAGAAGCCAGGGTGGACTGAGCCCATCAGGGGCCCGGACTGCATTGCCCGGGCCCATCATCCTGACATCTGCGTTGCAGTGCGGGACAGAAACACTGCGGGCTCCCAGATCTGCCCTAAGTCTGCCTACGAGGGGAAGACAGAGCTCAGGTGA
- the HYAL3 gene encoding hyaluronidase-3 isoform X2, giving the protein MTLGLTVWPWVLFCLGAILPSRGRSWESASASPLLQHEPFVVVWNMPTARCHQRFGVALPLEDYAIVENQGNAFQGQNMTIFYKNKFGLYPYISPEGKYYNGGIPQKVRLKQHLERATAEITQLLQPDFHGLAVVDWEEWRPLWRRNWGPKAVYKEASEQWVWERFPDMRAKKRVYLAEVEFEGAAQELMERTLELGKELRPWGLWGFYRFPDCFNDNWMKGGNYSGECNAMEVLRNNRLMWLWEASTALYPSIYLPPKLPPAKRQSYVHHRLQEAFRVARFGLEQPLPVIAYSRISYRHSTRYLSEADLVHTIGESAALGATGLALWGDNSYSRSAESCRSLRRYITHTLGPYVVNVTSAAQLCSRQLCHGHGRCVRQRPDELGAFLHLSPQQWGADPVLTNYVGMDEPGQRAWGQFCCRCYHGWTGASCEKPGWTEPIRGPDCIARAHHPDICVAVRDRNTAGSQICPKSAYEGKTELR; this is encoded by the exons ATGACTCTGGGCCTAACTGTCTGGCCCTGGGTCCTGTTCTGCCTCGGAGCCATCCTGCCCTCAAGAGGGCGCAGTTGGGAGAGTGCATCCGCCAGCCCCCTTCTCCAGCACGAGCCATTTGTGGTGGTGTGGAACATGCCCACGGCCCGGTGCCACCAGCGCTTTGGGGTTGCCCTGCCTCTCGAGGACTACGCCATCGTGGAGAACCAAGGCAATGCATTCCAGGGCCAGAACATGACCATCTTCTACAAGAACAAGTTTGGACTCTACCCCTACATCTCCCCGGAGGGCAAATACTACAATGGGGGGATCCCCCAGAAAGTCCGCCTCAAGCAGCACCTAGAGAGGGCCACGGCGGAGATCACCCAGCTCCTGCAGCCAGACTTCCATGGGCTGGCCGTGGTTGACTGGGAGGAGTGGAGGCCGCTGTGGAGACGGAACTGGGGCCCTAAGGCAGTGTACAAGGAGGCCTCTGAGCAGTGGGTCTGGGAGAGGTTCCCAGACATGCGTGCCAAGAAGCGAGTCTACTTGGCTGAGGTAGAGTTTGAGGGAGCAGCCCAAGAGCTCATGGAGAGGacgctggagctggggaaagagctGAGGCCCTGGGGTTTGTGGGGCTTCTACAGGTTCCCTGACTGTTTCAACGATAACTGGATGAAGGGGGGGAATTACTCGGGGGAGTGCAATGCCATGGAGGTGCTGCGGAACAACCGGCTCATGTGGCTCTGGGAGGCCTCTACCGCCCTCTACCCAAGCATCTACCTCCCACCCAAGCTTCCGCCAGCCAAGCGCCAGAGCTATGTTCACCACCGCCTGCAAGAGGCCTTCCGCGTGGCACGatttggcctggagcagcccttgCCGGTGATAGCATACTCCCGAATCTCCTATCGGCACTCCACCAGGTACCTGTCCGAG GCTGACCTGGTCCATACGATCGGGGAGAGCGCGGCGCTTGGCGCCACCGGCCTGGCACTGTGGGGGGACAACTCCTACTCCCGTTCAGCC GAGAGCTGCAGGAGCCTCCGCCGTTACATCACCCACACCTTGGGGCCCTACGTGGTGAACGTGACGTCAGCAGCCCAGCTGTGCAGCCGCCAGCTGTGTCACGGGCATGGACGGTGTGTGAGGCAGCGCCCCGATGAGCTGGGAgccttcctgcacctcagcccgcagcagtggggagcgGACCCCGTGCTGACCAACTATGTGGGCATGGACGAGCCGGGCCAGAGGGCATGGGGGCAGTTCTGCTGCCGCTGCTACCACGGGTGGACAGGAGCCAGCTGTGAGAAGCCAGGGTGGACTGAGCCCATCAGGGGCCCGGACTGCATTGCCCGGGCCCATCATCCTGACATCTGCGTTGCAGTGCGGGACAGAAACACTGCGGGCTCCCAGATCTGCCCTAAGTCTGCCTACGAGGGGAAGACAGAGCTCAGGTGA
- the NAA80 gene encoding N-alpha-acetyltransferase 80 gives MGSVSELLTAVPLHQRPDLVEVCAELINEEWKKSKTSRMYSLQKSTDSFPMCLVLIKTQRATEAAEEGKMGKTQLLGHARLSRVVSQPESLFVETVVVSRALRGQGYGRKLMEATERYAKSRGFRHLHLTTHDKQHFYAHLGYTTSEPVQSMGFMSSLVPMEFLQMFSSPPPHARAPAWGLGKSSPTTSHLNRTSGANLPPLPSSTPPVQCTTIVCPLPPLPPLPPSLSPLTSLNSSQSAIPPPLSLPPSPPHASPFHSKTAAPGLPPPPLLPAPAAHVSSAHFPPPPPGPPPRLLPLPGQPGSGPIASSPAGKEPYDHSLLETPYRDLRGLPIFWMKKDI, from the coding sequence ATGGGCTCAGTTTCAGAGCTGCTCACGGCAGTTCCTCTTCACCAGAGGCCGGATCTGGTGGAAGTCTGCGCCGAGCTCATCAATGAAGAGTGGAAGAAAAGCAAGACCTCTCGCATGTACTCACTCCAGAAGTCCACAGACAGCTTCCCCATGTGCCTGGTGCTGATTAAAACCCAAAGGGCCACAGAGGCTGCCGAGGAAGGGAAGATGGGAAAGACCCAGCTCCTCGGGCATGCCAGGTTGTCCCGCGTAGTCAGCCAGCCCGAGAGCTTGTTTGTGGAAACAGTAGTGGTTTCCAGGGCGCTGCGGGGACAGGGGTATGGCCGGAAGCTGATGGAAGCCACTGAGCGCTATGCCAAGTCCCGTGGCTTCAGGCACCTGCATCTCACCACACATGACAAGCAGCACTTCTATGCCCACCTGGGCTACACCACATCTGAGCCGGTGCAGAGCATGGGGTTCATGAGCTCCCTGGTCCCCATGGAGTTCCTGCAGATGTTCTCCAGCCCCCCTCCTCATGCTAGAGCACCTGCTTGGGGACTGGGAAAGTCCAGCCCCACCACCTCCCATCTTAACAGAACTTCAGGAGCCAACCTGCCTCCACTACCGTCCTCCACACCCCCTGTCCAGTGCACCACCATTGTGTGCCCActaccacctctgccaccattgCCACCATCTCTGTCTCCACTGACCTCTTTAAACTCTTCACAATCTGCCATTCCTCCTCCACTCTCCTTGCCACCTTCACCTCCCCATGCTTCCCCTTTCCATTCCAAGACTGCTGCTCCTGGGCTTCCCCCACCACCCCTTTTACCTGCACCAGCTGCCCATGTAAGCTCTGCACactttccgccccctccccctggtCCTCCACCGCGCCTCCTCCCTCTGCCAGGCCAACCAGGTTCTGGCCCCATCGCCTCCAGTCCAGCAGGGAAGGAGCCCTATGATCACAGCCTCCTGGAGACACCATATCGTGACCTCAGAGGGCTCCCCATCTTCTGGATGAAGAAGGACATTTGA